In the Duncaniella freteri genome, one interval contains:
- a CDS encoding BamA/TamA family outer membrane protein, whose protein sequence is MKNYTIILSALLTAMMWSCSTTRRIPNDEILYTGLKGVKVNTPDPKETFPSGVHESLTEAVSVKPNNPLLGSASVRTPFPIGLWVYNNWPNPPKGFKHWIYNKLASEPVLVSDVRPEVRVHMLDRILDDNGYFSGSTSYELVQKKNKKKASILYTINSGEPYLIDSIRLLPDTTHLFHIIDSVVDRSTYFKTGSRYSTDSLSVLRVQIANAVRNRGYYYFRPEFIQYLADSTITHGRIAMRMELADNLHPWALDRFTTGTITTTVKRNNGGGTPDTIHTSKGDVIQYKPSKLRKSLIPSCIAFRPGRTFSVRQMDLTQSRLSRLGIFNNINMSVTPDTTHHDKRLLNVEIDCTFDRPWEASIEANVSSKSNSYLGPGLSFGLTNRNIFGGGEQLSISLTGSYEWQTGAGRSNLFNSYEAGLNATLAFPRLLAPRFVPRSRRDLNWTRLSLGIDVLNRPHYFKMEQFNTGISYDWRSSRYINNSFTLFKLTYTKLQNTTEVFDSIMGANPAIALSFQNQFIPQMSYSITYDRAMNRDNTINVQASVQQAGNIFWSIYELCGRHGEKKLLGTPFSQFVKGYAQVVYGRRLAGKIWLVNRLATGAAYAYGNSKQVPYSEQFYAGGANSVRAFTVRSIGPGSYRAPADQINGYFDQTGTFIFLANSELRFPILGPLEGAMFLDAGNVWTLKAEESRPGGQLKASNFLKDLALGTGVGLRFNISMLVIRADLGIGIHAPYKTSKRGYYNMESFRKSLAFHLAIGYPF, encoded by the coding sequence ATGAAAAACTACACCATCATACTCAGCGCACTCCTCACCGCAATGATGTGGAGCTGCTCCACCACCCGACGCATTCCGAATGACGAAATCCTGTATACCGGACTGAAGGGGGTAAAAGTCAATACCCCTGATCCTAAAGAGACGTTTCCGTCAGGTGTACATGAATCTCTCACCGAGGCGGTCTCCGTGAAGCCAAACAATCCACTGTTAGGTTCGGCATCGGTGCGCACACCGTTCCCCATCGGACTGTGGGTCTACAACAACTGGCCTAACCCACCGAAAGGATTCAAACATTGGATCTACAATAAACTTGCGTCCGAACCGGTGCTCGTAAGCGATGTGCGCCCCGAAGTCAGAGTACACATGCTCGACCGTATCCTTGACGACAACGGATACTTCTCAGGCAGCACATCCTATGAGCTGGTACAGAAAAAAAATAAAAAGAAAGCCTCCATTCTCTATACAATCAACTCCGGGGAGCCTTATCTCATCGACTCCATACGTCTGCTCCCCGACACTACCCATCTGTTTCACATCATCGACTCGGTTGTTGACCGCTCTACATATTTCAAGACAGGCTCACGTTATTCCACCGACTCACTGTCGGTTCTGCGGGTACAGATAGCCAATGCCGTGCGCAACCGCGGATACTATTATTTCCGTCCTGAGTTCATACAATATCTTGCTGATTCCACCATCACCCATGGCAGGATAGCAATGAGAATGGAACTCGCGGACAATCTGCATCCATGGGCTCTTGACCGTTTCACCACAGGAACCATCACAACCACAGTCAAACGCAATAACGGAGGCGGCACACCCGACACAATACATACATCCAAAGGGGATGTGATACAATACAAACCATCAAAATTGCGCAAATCATTAATCCCCTCTTGTATAGCATTCCGTCCCGGCAGAACATTCTCTGTCCGGCAAATGGATCTCACCCAGTCACGCCTCTCACGGCTCGGCATATTCAACAACATCAACATGTCAGTCACACCTGACACCACCCATCACGACAAACGACTGCTGAACGTAGAGATCGACTGTACCTTCGACCGCCCATGGGAAGCATCCATTGAGGCTAATGTCTCCTCAAAATCCAATTCGTATCTCGGACCAGGACTCTCGTTTGGGCTCACCAACCGCAATATATTCGGAGGGGGCGAACAGCTTTCAATATCCCTTACCGGATCATACGAATGGCAGACAGGCGCAGGGCGTAGCAATCTGTTCAACTCATATGAGGCAGGACTGAATGCCACTCTCGCTTTCCCGCGACTCCTCGCACCAAGATTCGTCCCGCGCAGCCGTCGGGACCTCAACTGGACTCGGCTGTCACTTGGCATCGATGTGCTCAACCGTCCGCATTATTTCAAAATGGAACAGTTCAACACCGGCATATCATATGACTGGCGTTCATCCCGCTACATCAACAATTCATTCACTCTATTCAAACTCACATACACAAAACTACAGAACACTACCGAAGTGTTCGATTCCATAATGGGAGCCAATCCGGCAATCGCGCTCAGTTTCCAGAACCAGTTCATACCGCAAATGTCCTACTCCATAACTTACGACCGCGCAATGAACCGCGACAATACTATCAACGTTCAGGCAAGCGTCCAACAGGCAGGCAACATATTCTGGTCAATATATGAACTATGCGGCAGACATGGCGAGAAAAAACTTCTCGGCACACCCTTCTCACAATTTGTCAAAGGTTATGCCCAGGTGGTCTACGGTCGCCGACTCGCAGGAAAGATATGGCTTGTAAATCGCCTGGCAACCGGAGCTGCCTATGCTTACGGCAACTCAAAACAGGTACCATACAGCGAGCAATTCTATGCAGGAGGTGCCAACTCGGTAAGAGCATTCACAGTACGGTCCATCGGACCTGGCTCATATCGTGCTCCAGCTGACCAGATCAACGGATACTTCGACCAGACTGGCACATTCATATTCCTTGCCAACAGCGAACTCCGGTTTCCTATCCTCGGACCGCTTGAGGGTGCCATGTTCCTTGACGCAGGAAATGTATGGACACTCAAGGCAGAGGAAAGCCGTCCTGGAGGTCAGCTTAAAGCATCCAATTTCCTTAAGGATCTCGCCCTCGGAACAGGTGTCGGACTACGTTTCAATATCTCCATGCTCGTCATCCGAGCCGATCTCGGTATTGGTATACATGCCCCCTATAAGACATCCAAACGCGGATATTACAATATGGAATCGTTCCGAAAGTCGCTTGCCTTCCATCTCGCTATCGGATATCCATTCTAA
- the mtaB gene encoding tRNA (N(6)-L-threonylcarbamoyladenosine(37)-C(2))-methylthiotransferase MtaB — protein MIDNSIFGGRKALFHTFGCKLNFAETSTVARMMADEGIRRVQDGEEPDYIVVNTCSVTEIADKKCRQAIRSFARRYPNARIIVTGCYAQLKPEEAAALPGVAVLAGNDRKLKIIEYLREQELKSPSGDDSSCHCASVHHTATKDIREFSPSCSRGDRTRYFLKVQDGCDYYCSYCTIPMARGRSRSGSIAEIVEQACRVASEGGKEIVITGVNIGDFGKLTGETFYDLCVALDEIDGIERYRISSIEPNLLSDELISFVARSKRFMPHFHIPLQNGSDAVLKLMRRRYDSELFRHKIERIREEMPDAFIGVDLIVGVRGETPEFFEESRAFVESLPISRLHVFTYSERPGTRALDITPVVSQEEKHQRTHVMLDVSERKLAEFTEKYIGSVRPALVEHPRKDGSMSAFTDNYLRVNLVNPNSEMANTVVPVRITGISPENPEECVGEICV, from the coding sequence TTGATAGACAACAGTATTTTCGGAGGGCGTAAAGCCCTCTTTCACACATTCGGTTGTAAACTTAATTTTGCCGAGACATCCACTGTGGCCCGTATGATGGCTGACGAGGGGATACGTCGCGTGCAGGATGGAGAGGAGCCCGATTATATAGTGGTGAATACGTGTAGCGTGACGGAGATTGCCGACAAGAAATGCCGTCAGGCGATACGTTCATTTGCGCGTCGATACCCTAATGCACGTATAATTGTTACCGGATGCTATGCCCAGCTGAAGCCCGAGGAGGCTGCCGCTCTCCCAGGAGTGGCGGTACTGGCAGGTAATGACAGGAAGCTAAAGATTATTGAATATCTGCGCGAGCAGGAACTAAAGTCACCGTCAGGCGATGATTCTTCCTGTCATTGTGCTTCGGTGCACCATACCGCAACCAAGGATATACGTGAGTTCTCTCCGTCGTGTTCGCGAGGGGACCGTACCCGGTATTTTCTTAAGGTTCAGGACGGATGTGATTATTATTGCTCCTATTGCACCATACCTATGGCTCGTGGCCGGAGCCGTTCTGGATCTATAGCCGAGATTGTGGAGCAGGCTTGCCGGGTAGCGTCAGAGGGTGGAAAGGAGATAGTGATAACCGGAGTTAATATCGGAGATTTCGGTAAGCTTACAGGAGAGACTTTCTATGACCTTTGTGTAGCTCTTGACGAGATTGACGGAATAGAACGGTACCGCATCTCATCGATTGAACCTAACCTGTTGAGTGATGAGCTGATAAGCTTTGTTGCTCGTTCCAAAAGGTTTATGCCGCATTTCCATATCCCATTGCAGAATGGTAGTGATGCGGTGTTGAAGCTTATGCGGCGTAGGTATGATTCAGAGCTATTCCGTCACAAGATAGAGAGGATACGCGAAGAGATGCCCGATGCATTCATCGGTGTCGATCTTATCGTCGGTGTGAGAGGGGAGACTCCAGAGTTTTTTGAGGAGTCAAGGGCGTTTGTGGAAAGTTTGCCGATATCCCGCCTCCATGTGTTCACTTATAGTGAGCGTCCGGGCACTCGTGCTCTTGATATAACGCCTGTGGTTAGCCAGGAAGAGAAGCATCAGCGTACTCACGTCATGCTTGATGTGTCGGAGCGCAAGCTTGCTGAATTTACTGAAAAGTATATTGGCTCGGTGCGTCCAGCTCTTGTGGAGCATCCTCGCAAGGATGGCTCAATGTCGGCATTTACCGATAATTATTTACGTGTCAATCTTGTCAATCCTAATTCTGAAATGGCTAATACGGTCGTCCCTGTGAGGATAACAGGGATTTCTCCCGAGAATCCCGAGGAGTGTGTCGGAGAGATCTGTGTCTGA
- a CDS encoding outer membrane beta-barrel protein, whose protein sequence is MKKFLLVMCAVIGLAFGASAQRAQLQIGYGGYTQMDASDMHDYGAVNNAWGALTAGVNFKILPSFSLGLSYTFSSTSYKHIDDANAYYHVFMLNGKYDYWRNSIVRLYAHAGVGVDVTHMAAGDWHKNKTYFAFQASPIGAEVGLSRVATMFGEVGYGAQGLLQVGFRLNL, encoded by the coding sequence ATGAAAAAATTCCTACTTGTCATGTGCGCAGTCATCGGTCTTGCCTTTGGAGCAAGCGCACAGCGTGCCCAGTTACAGATCGGATATGGCGGCTACACACAGATGGATGCCTCCGACATGCATGATTACGGAGCTGTCAACAATGCCTGGGGTGCGCTCACCGCAGGTGTAAATTTCAAGATCCTCCCATCATTCAGCCTCGGACTCAGTTACACATTCTCCTCCACCTCCTACAAACATATCGACGACGCCAACGCTTATTACCATGTGTTCATGCTCAATGGAAAGTATGACTATTGGCGCAACTCTATTGTAAGACTTTATGCACATGCCGGTGTAGGTGTGGATGTCACCCATATGGCAGCAGGCGACTGGCATAAAAACAAGACATACTTCGCATTTCAGGCATCACCAATCGGAGCTGAGGTGGGATTGTCAAGAGTAGCCACAATGTTTGGCGAAGTTGGCTATGGAGCACAAGGTCTCCTCCAGGTCGGCTTCAGATTAAACCTTTAG
- a CDS encoding glycosyltransferase family 2 protein: MEYCGNRVAVVILNWNGEHFLRDYLPSVVEHTNSEIADVIVADNGSTDGSVELLQRDFPGVEVIEFSENHGFAEGYNRALECISKRYKYSVLLNSDVEVKDDWLTPLWRFMEEHPHAGACQPVIRSLKEPCKFEYAGAAGGFLDRHGYPYCRGRIFDTVEPDEGQYDTPMQVFWASGAALMVVNSVYLECGGLDKEFFAHMEEIDLCWRIRLSGREIWAVPSGHVYHLGGGSLPASNPKKTYLNFRNNLLMLHKNLPDGVRRGLLFRRRLLDTVAWLKFLLTGDGENASAIIKAHNDFRRMRKCYNVHPKQNLLNVDTNILFDYYIRNRKTFSSLKN, encoded by the coding sequence ATGGAATATTGCGGTAATCGTGTGGCAGTAGTGATACTTAACTGGAATGGAGAACATTTCCTGCGTGACTATCTGCCGTCGGTTGTCGAGCATACCAATAGTGAGATTGCCGATGTGATTGTTGCTGACAATGGTTCTACTGACGGATCGGTGGAATTATTGCAACGTGACTTCCCTGGAGTTGAAGTTATTGAATTCAGTGAGAATCATGGGTTTGCAGAGGGCTATAATCGAGCTTTGGAGTGTATTTCTAAAAGATACAAATACAGTGTGCTTCTCAACTCGGATGTGGAGGTCAAGGATGACTGGCTCACTCCGTTGTGGCGGTTTATGGAGGAGCATCCGCATGCGGGTGCATGCCAGCCTGTGATACGGTCGCTAAAAGAGCCCTGTAAATTTGAGTATGCCGGGGCTGCGGGTGGATTTCTCGACAGGCATGGCTACCCTTATTGCCGTGGACGGATATTCGATACTGTAGAACCTGACGAGGGGCAGTATGACACCCCTATGCAAGTGTTTTGGGCAAGCGGGGCGGCTCTTATGGTTGTTAACAGTGTGTATCTTGAATGTGGCGGACTTGATAAGGAGTTTTTTGCTCACATGGAGGAGATTGACCTGTGCTGGCGCATCCGTCTGAGCGGTCGTGAGATATGGGCAGTCCCTTCAGGACATGTGTATCACCTTGGCGGCGGTTCTCTTCCTGCTTCCAATCCTAAAAAGACGTATCTCAATTTCCGAAATAATCTTCTGATGCTCCATAAGAATCTTCCTGACGGAGTGCGTCGCGGACTTCTGTTCCGTCGCAGGCTTCTCGATACTGTGGCATGGTTGAAATTTCTGCTTACCGGCGATGGCGAAAATGCTTCAGCTATTATAAAAGCTCATAATGATTTCCGACGCATGCGCAAGTGTTACAATGTGCATCCTAAGCAGAATCTGCTCAATGTCGATACCAACATTTTATTTGATTATTATATCAGGAACAGAAAGACATTTTCTTCTTTGAAGAATTAG
- a CDS encoding Lrp/AsnC family transcriptional regulator: protein MPRQHFDSLDIKILEMLSNNARKPFLEIARETHISGAAIHQRIQKLTSAGVILGFRTEIDPAAVGYQTCAYIGFILNDPTKFDEVVARLREIPEVVDCHFTTGTYDIFARIYARNNAHLLEIIHKRLSLGLGRTETLISFKEVFKRPVPIVSENLE from the coding sequence ATGCCACGCCAACACTTTGACTCATTGGATATTAAAATCCTTGAAATGCTCTCCAACAATGCGCGCAAACCATTCCTTGAGATTGCGCGTGAGACTCATATTTCCGGAGCAGCCATACATCAGCGCATACAGAAACTTACTTCGGCAGGTGTTATTCTCGGTTTTCGTACAGAAATCGATCCGGCGGCTGTTGGATATCAGACATGTGCCTATATCGGATTCATTCTGAATGATCCGACAAAGTTTGATGAGGTGGTGGCTCGCCTGCGTGAGATACCCGAAGTGGTCGACTGTCATTTCACAACCGGTACATATGATATATTTGCAAGGATATATGCCCGAAACAATGCCCATCTCCTTGAGATCATTCATAAGAGACTGAGCCTTGGGCTCGGACGTACCGAGACCCTCATTTCGTTCAAGGAGGTGTTCAAGCGTCCGGTGCCCATTGTGTCGGAAAATCTTGAATAA
- a CDS encoding putative LPS assembly protein LptD — MRHTQPYIIIIVLLCALSVGAFSRPDNSDATFPRATVESSLSDSAITGIDSSLSKSATPAPSIDDNFIAVEPESDDTLSALPMATTVSHDSIITDTIATPADSLSNDSIAATQPRSMLQRHSAMTSDSTRRPRLSRTRISAGRSDTTKIVRTKVDLDNTVDFSAKDSMVLTGRNKAYMYGDGKIVYGSIKLDANEILMDMDSTTVYAVGTPDSIGEIIGNPIFDDNGTSYEAKTMRYNFKTEKGFITDVITQQGEGYLTGGQSKKIDENTIYVQNARYTTCDDHECPHFYMQLTKAKVRPGKDAVTGPAYMVLAGLPLPLAVPFGYFPFSEKYSSGIIFPTFGDDYNRGYYLSNGGYYFAISQNMDLALTGEIYTLGSWGLRAQSSYLKRYKYSGNFNISYLKTITGDKGMPDYSKSTNFQVLWSHSQDSKANPNMSLSASVNFTTSGYTRNDLNSYYSNAFTENTKSSTVNMTYRFPNSKWSLSTTANVSQRSQDSTLAVSFPNVTITMSQLYPFKRKRAVGDEKWYEKIKISYSGQFNNSLTAKQDEFFKKSLIKDWRNGMKHSVPVSATFNVFKYINITPSINLTDRMYTTKVRREWDPIAGNEKLDTTYSFYNVWDFSGSVSFDTKVYGFFQPLPFLGNKVKMIRHVITPTISFTGSPDFASPFFGYYGSYEYNDSQGRLQKKEYSMFPNSLFGVPGRGKTGSISFSLANNLEMKVRDDNDSIGERKISLIENLTLSQSYNFAADSMRWSNLNTSVMLRLMKNFNLNLSATWDVYTYALNSSGNPVRVNKLRLSEGKGWGKLMSTGTSFSYTFNNDTFKKWFGGGDDKDKEKKNTDNNTPDTPIDDDMSPQQGGPRRTNNKKNGIQIGENGYMAWNVPWNLTFNYSVNYGYGDFDYKKLEYKGKITQNLSVSGNIRPTSNWNFGFSASYNFDRHKIAYMNCNISRDMHCFTMRASFVPVGPYKSYNFHISVKSSLLADLKYDKRSSMSNGVRW, encoded by the coding sequence TTGAGGCATACTCAACCATACATTATAATAATAGTGCTGCTTTGCGCCCTATCGGTAGGCGCATTTTCCAGACCTGACAACAGTGACGCGACCTTTCCTCGCGCCACCGTAGAGTCATCACTGAGCGACTCTGCCATAACAGGCATCGACAGTTCACTTAGCAAATCTGCCACCCCCGCCCCATCCATAGATGACAATTTTATAGCCGTAGAGCCAGAGAGCGACGACACGCTATCAGCACTACCGATGGCAACAACAGTCAGCCATGACTCTATCATTACTGACACTATTGCCACACCCGCCGATTCATTATCAAATGATTCGATTGCAGCCACTCAGCCACGCTCGATGTTGCAACGTCACTCGGCAATGACCTCCGATTCAACCCGACGTCCACGCCTGAGCCGCACTCGCATATCCGCAGGCAGAAGCGACACAACAAAGATAGTGCGCACAAAAGTCGATCTCGACAACACTGTAGACTTCTCCGCCAAGGACTCGATGGTGCTCACAGGAAGAAACAAAGCATACATGTATGGCGATGGGAAAATAGTGTACGGAAGCATCAAGCTTGATGCCAATGAAATACTGATGGATATGGACTCCACCACCGTATATGCGGTAGGCACACCTGACTCAATCGGCGAAATCATAGGCAACCCCATATTCGATGACAATGGCACGTCATATGAGGCAAAGACCATGCGATACAATTTCAAGACCGAGAAAGGCTTCATAACAGATGTCATCACACAGCAGGGAGAAGGATACCTAACAGGCGGACAATCAAAAAAAATTGATGAGAACACCATATACGTGCAGAATGCCAGATACACCACGTGTGACGACCACGAATGCCCTCACTTCTATATGCAGCTCACAAAAGCCAAAGTGCGCCCGGGTAAGGATGCTGTGACAGGTCCCGCCTACATGGTTCTCGCCGGACTGCCACTGCCTCTTGCTGTGCCATTCGGATATTTCCCTTTCTCTGAAAAATACTCGTCAGGTATAATATTCCCGACCTTCGGCGATGATTATAACCGTGGATATTATCTGAGCAACGGCGGCTACTACTTCGCCATCAGTCAAAACATGGACCTTGCTCTGACAGGAGAGATATACACTCTGGGATCATGGGGACTCAGAGCTCAGTCATCTTATCTGAAACGCTACAAATATTCAGGCAACTTCAACATATCCTATCTCAAGACCATAACCGGTGACAAGGGGATGCCTGACTATTCCAAGTCAACCAACTTCCAAGTGCTCTGGAGCCATTCGCAGGACTCCAAGGCAAATCCCAACATGAGCCTGTCGGCAAGTGTCAACTTCACGACCAGCGGATACACTCGAAATGACCTGAATTCATATTACTCAAACGCATTCACCGAGAACACCAAGAGTTCAACCGTCAATATGACCTACCGGTTCCCCAACTCAAAATGGTCACTCTCGACAACTGCCAACGTGTCGCAACGTTCACAGGACTCAACACTTGCAGTATCATTCCCCAACGTCACAATCACAATGTCACAGCTCTACCCTTTCAAGCGCAAAAGGGCTGTCGGCGATGAAAAATGGTACGAGAAAATCAAGATTTCCTACTCCGGACAGTTCAACAACTCGCTGACTGCCAAACAGGATGAATTCTTCAAAAAGAGTCTTATCAAGGATTGGCGCAATGGCATGAAACACTCGGTTCCGGTGTCAGCAACATTCAATGTATTCAAGTATATCAACATCACTCCGTCAATCAATCTCACCGACCGTATGTACACCACCAAAGTGCGACGTGAGTGGGACCCGATTGCAGGTAATGAAAAGCTCGACACTACCTATAGTTTCTATAATGTATGGGACTTCTCGGGCTCAGTGTCGTTCGACACCAAAGTTTACGGCTTCTTCCAACCGCTTCCGTTCCTTGGCAACAAAGTGAAGATGATACGCCACGTCATCACACCTACCATATCGTTCACAGGCTCTCCTGACTTTGCTTCGCCATTCTTCGGATATTACGGCTCCTACGAGTACAACGACTCACAAGGCAGACTGCAAAAGAAAGAATATTCCATGTTCCCAAACAGCCTTTTCGGTGTTCCCGGGCGCGGAAAGACAGGCTCGATATCATTTTCACTTGCCAACAACCTGGAGATGAAGGTTCGTGACGACAATGACTCCATAGGCGAAAGGAAGATATCTCTAATCGAAAACCTGACACTCTCTCAAAGCTACAATTTTGCAGCCGACTCTATGAGATGGTCCAACCTCAACACCTCCGTGATGCTGAGGCTTATGAAGAATTTCAACCTTAACCTTTCTGCCACATGGGATGTGTACACCTACGCACTAAACTCATCAGGCAATCCGGTGCGTGTCAACAAACTGCGCCTTTCGGAAGGGAAAGGATGGGGCAAGCTCATGAGCACAGGCACATCTTTCAGCTATACATTCAACAACGACACCTTCAAAAAATGGTTTGGAGGCGGAGACGACAAGGATAAAGAAAAGAAAAATACCGACAATAATACCCCTGACACTCCTATTGACGACGACATGTCGCCACAACAAGGAGGTCCGCGACGGACAAACAATAAGAAGAACGGCATACAGATAGGCGAAAACGGATATATGGCATGGAATGTGCCATGGAATCTTACATTCAACTATTCTGTGAACTACGGCTACGGAGACTTCGATTACAAAAAGCTCGAATATAAAGGGAAAATAACCCAAAACCTCTCTGTATCCGGCAACATACGCCCTACCTCCAATTGGAACTTCGGCTTCTCGGCAAGCTACAACTTTGACCGCCACAAGATAGCGTATATGAACTGTAACATATCGCGAGATATGCACTGCTTCACCATGCGTGCCAGCTTCGTGCCCGTAGGTCCCTACAAGAGTTACAATTTCCACATTTCAGTGAAATCATCACTCCTTGCCGACCTCAAATACGACAAACGCTCCTCCATGAGCAATGGCGTACGCTGGTAG